A genomic region of Chryseobacterium sp. KACC 21268 contains the following coding sequences:
- a CDS encoding valine--tRNA ligase — MQIADKYSPQETEQKWYDFWLENKYFHSTPDDRPPYTIVIPPPNVTGILHMGHMLNNTIQDVLVRRARMQGFNACWVPGTDHASIATEAKVVAKLKSEGISKKDITREEFLKHAWEWKEKYGGTILEQLKKLGCSCDWDRTRFTMEENLSKSVIKVFVDLYNKGLIYRGYKVVNWDPEAQTNISDEEVIFKEQNGKLFYLKYKIEGTEDFLTVATTRPETIFGDVAVCVNPNDERYAHLKGKNVIVPIVNRVVPIIEDDYVDIEFGTGALKITPAHDINDYEIGQRHGLPIIDSMDNDAVLNEHGMHYQGQGRFTVRKEIAKELEKNDLLLKAEDYVNKVGTSERTGAVIEPKISVQWFLKMSEMAKPALDVVMDDKIKFHPEKFKNTYRHWMENVHDWNISRQLWWGQQIPAFYYGTGENEFVVAENIEDAVKLAQEKTSNSQLQASDLRQDEDALDTWFSSWLWPMSVFEGILDPENKDINYYYPTADLVTGPDIIFFWVARMIMAGLEFRQEVPFKNVYFTGIVRDKQRRKMSKQLGNSPDPIDLIDKYGADGVRVGSLLSSAAGNDLLFDEDLMLQGRNFATKIWNAYKLIQGWKRDESIKAQNHDLQTIEWFGEQLNKTIGEIEDQFSKFRISDGLHLVYKLIWDDFCSWYLEAVKPNFGEAISEDVYQKTIAYFEELMKLLHPFMPFLSEELWQSISDRKIDEALIITQQKKSESYNEQTIKDFDFAKEVISGVRNYRQSKGISPRESVEVFTNATELKDAEVIQKLSNISEINFGQKTDKPSFTFLVGSNEFSIPLSENLDLGEEKIKTEEEIKYLKGFLISVDKKLSNEKFVANAKPEVVEIERKKQKDAQDKIVLLEEKLKSL, encoded by the coding sequence ATGCAGATCGCTGACAAGTATAGTCCACAAGAAACTGAGCAAAAATGGTACGACTTCTGGTTGGAAAACAAATATTTCCACTCAACACCGGATGACAGACCACCTTATACGATTGTAATTCCGCCGCCAAACGTGACAGGGATTCTTCATATGGGTCACATGTTGAACAATACCATTCAGGATGTTTTGGTCAGAAGAGCGAGAATGCAAGGTTTCAATGCTTGTTGGGTTCCGGGAACGGATCACGCATCAATAGCAACCGAAGCGAAAGTTGTGGCAAAACTGAAGTCTGAAGGCATCAGCAAAAAAGATATCACGAGAGAAGAATTCCTGAAGCACGCTTGGGAATGGAAAGAAAAATACGGTGGAACCATTTTGGAACAATTGAAAAAATTGGGTTGTTCTTGCGACTGGGACAGAACGAGATTCACGATGGAAGAGAATCTTTCCAAATCTGTGATCAAGGTTTTTGTTGATCTTTATAATAAAGGATTGATCTACAGAGGTTACAAAGTGGTGAATTGGGATCCGGAAGCTCAAACCAATATTTCTGACGAAGAAGTAATCTTCAAAGAACAAAACGGGAAATTATTCTATTTAAAATATAAAATCGAAGGAACAGAGGATTTCCTAACTGTTGCGACGACACGTCCGGAAACCATTTTTGGTGATGTTGCGGTGTGTGTAAATCCAAATGACGAGAGATATGCTCACTTGAAAGGTAAAAACGTGATTGTTCCAATTGTAAACAGAGTTGTTCCAATTATTGAAGATGATTATGTGGATATTGAATTCGGGACTGGAGCGTTGAAAATCACGCCGGCTCACGATATCAATGACTACGAAATTGGACAAAGACATGGCTTACCAATCATCGATTCTATGGATAATGACGCGGTTCTGAACGAACACGGAATGCATTACCAAGGTCAAGGCAGATTCACGGTTAGAAAAGAAATTGCCAAAGAATTAGAAAAAAATGACCTTCTTCTAAAAGCGGAAGATTACGTGAATAAAGTTGGAACGTCTGAAAGAACCGGCGCCGTGATCGAGCCGAAAATATCGGTTCAATGGTTCCTTAAAATGTCTGAAATGGCAAAACCAGCTTTGGATGTTGTGATGGATGATAAGATCAAATTCCATCCTGAGAAATTCAAAAATACCTATCGCCATTGGATGGAGAATGTTCACGACTGGAATATTTCTAGGCAGCTTTGGTGGGGACAACAGATTCCGGCGTTCTACTATGGAACGGGCGAAAATGAATTTGTGGTAGCTGAAAATATCGAAGATGCTGTAAAATTAGCTCAAGAAAAAACTTCCAACTCCCAACTTCAAGCTTCTGATTTAAGACAAGACGAAGATGCGCTAGATACTTGGTTCTCCTCTTGGTTGTGGCCAATGTCGGTTTTCGAAGGGATTTTGGATCCGGAAAATAAGGACATCAATTATTATTATCCGACTGCGGATCTGGTTACTGGACCAGATATTATTTTCTTCTGGGTTGCCAGAATGATCATGGCTGGATTGGAATTCAGACAAGAAGTACCGTTTAAAAATGTTTATTTTACAGGAATTGTAAGAGATAAACAAAGACGAAAAATGTCCAAGCAACTAGGAAACTCACCAGATCCAATTGATTTGATCGATAAATATGGCGCAGATGGCGTTCGTGTGGGAAGTTTGTTGAGTTCTGCAGCAGGAAATGATCTTTTGTTTGATGAAGACTTGATGTTGCAAGGAAGAAATTTCGCAACGAAAATCTGGAATGCGTACAAACTGATCCAAGGTTGGAAGCGCGACGAATCTATCAAAGCTCAAAACCACGACCTTCAAACCATTGAATGGTTCGGTGAACAACTGAATAAAACGATTGGCGAGATTGAAGATCAATTCTCTAAATTCAGGATTTCTGACGGATTGCATTTGGTTTACAAATTGATCTGGGACGATTTTTGTTCTTGGTATTTGGAAGCTGTAAAACCGAATTTCGGTGAGGCAATTAGCGAAGATGTTTATCAGAAAACAATTGCTTATTTTGAGGAATTGATGAAGCTTTTGCATCCATTTATGCCTTTCTTGTCAGAAGAACTTTGGCAATCAATTTCAGACAGAAAGATTGATGAAGCTTTGATCATTACACAACAGAAAAAATCTGAAAGTTATAACGAACAGACCATCAAAGATTTTGATTTTGCTAAAGAAGTAATTTCCGGCGTTAGAAATTACCGTCAGTCAAAAGGAATTTCGCCAAGAGAATCTGTAGAAGTTTTCACAAACGCAACAGAATTAAAAGATGCTGAGGTGATTCAGAAATTATCCAATATTTCAGAAATCAATTTCGGTCAGAAAACCGATAAACCTAGTTTCACATTCTTGGTTGGTTCCAATGAATTCTCAATTCCATTAAGCGAAAATCTTGACCTTGGTGAAGAAAAAATCAAAACTGAAGAAGAGATCAAATATCTGAAAGGTTTCTTAATTTCGGTTGACAAAAAGCTTTCAAACGAGAAGTTTGTGGCTAATGCAAAACCAGAAGTTGTAGAGATCGAACGTAAAAAACAAAAAGACGCTCAGGATAAAATTGTCCTTTTAGAAGAAAAACTGAAAAGTTTATAA
- a CDS encoding DUF4241 domain-containing protein: MTHIENIKKLFSKNFVENPLLETYEAGEIHISSGFIVASDPLISPDHSAFTQEFPKGNFPVHIYKETESNCVAYAEIVFDKNKIAENWKLALSDGQNLKDLKDEEIYGYLVESGMGSFMDKDAQNALNQLEKDLFNQKGDQFMGIYEEFFHSHFFNDNGAIDQFSLLKPYEDKKENIAAFETGYGEGFYATYIGYSKDNQVVKLISEFIEIGMD; this comes from the coding sequence ATGACTCATATAGAAAACATAAAAAAATTATTCTCCAAAAATTTTGTAGAAAACCCACTTCTGGAAACGTATGAGGCTGGAGAAATTCATATTTCTTCAGGTTTCATCGTGGCCAGCGATCCTTTGATTTCGCCAGATCATTCGGCTTTCACGCAGGAATTCCCAAAAGGTAATTTCCCGGTTCATATTTACAAGGAAACAGAATCCAATTGCGTGGCTTACGCGGAGATTGTTTTTGATAAAAATAAAATCGCTGAAAACTGGAAACTCGCTTTGTCTGACGGTCAGAATTTGAAAGATCTGAAGGACGAAGAAATCTACGGCTATCTTGTAGAATCCGGGATGGGAAGTTTTATGGACAAAGATGCTCAGAACGCTTTGAACCAATTGGAAAAAGATTTATTTAATCAAAAAGGCGATCAGTTTATGGGAATCTATGAGGAATTTTTCCATTCGCATTTCTTCAATGATAATGGCGCAATTGACCAATTTTCATTATTAAAACCATACGAAGATAAAAAGGAAAATATCGCCGCATTCGAGACAGGTTATGGCGAAGGTTTCTATGCAACGTATATCGGTTATTCTAAAGATAATCAAGTAGTTAAATTAATTTCTGAATTTATAGAAATTGGTATGGATTAA
- a CDS encoding PfkB family carbohydrate kinase, giving the protein MKLSNAKPQIVVVGSSSIDLIMKTSKIPTANNTVLAENLSSYLGGKGANQAIATSRLGAHTSLVSCVGMDPYGQQVLRNLDDEEVNVAYVFEDEEEATGTAYVTASEDGNAITVVPAANYNLSPKNIDEAEKYLATADLILTQMEIPAKTVEYLFKKAKKLNKKIGIYAAPASRLSDEVIDYASFIVAKSTDLEIIFGEGNHEDIMKHLPNKLFVRDGANSTSYFGGSEMKYFRKNPSTEAHSMGLGDAFTSGFSIALLHHNSIEDCVKFGNEVALKAADYRGSQKGLPYLNEMKELISLAY; this is encoded by the coding sequence ATGAAACTGAGTAATGCAAAACCGCAAATCGTAGTTGTAGGAAGTTCTTCTATTGATTTGATTATGAAGACTTCCAAAATTCCAACCGCAAACAACACTGTTCTCGCAGAGAATCTGTCGAGTTATTTGGGTGGAAAAGGAGCGAATCAAGCAATTGCAACTTCACGACTAGGCGCGCATACATCGCTCGTGAGTTGTGTGGGAATGGATCCTTATGGGCAACAGGTTTTAAGAAATTTGGATGATGAAGAGGTGAATGTGGCCTACGTTTTCGAAGATGAAGAAGAAGCCACTGGAACGGCATACGTAACAGCTTCCGAAGATGGAAATGCCATCACAGTAGTTCCCGCAGCCAATTACAATTTATCCCCGAAAAATATAGACGAGGCCGAAAAATATTTGGCAACCGCAGATTTGATCCTGACTCAGATGGAAATTCCTGCAAAAACTGTGGAATATCTTTTCAAAAAAGCCAAAAAACTGAATAAAAAAATCGGAATTTACGCTGCTCCGGCAAGCAGACTTTCTGATGAGGTCATAGATTATGCCAGTTTCATTGTTGCGAAAAGCACAGATTTAGAAATTATCTTTGGTGAGGGAAATCATGAAGATATTATGAAACATCTTCCTAATAAATTATTTGTGAGAGATGGCGCCAACAGTACCAGTTATTTTGGTGGTTCTGAGATGAAATATTTCCGAAAAAATCCAAGCACAGAAGCGCACAGCATGGGATTGGGAGACGCTTTTACATCAGGATTTTCTATCGCACTTCTTCATCATAATTCTATAGAAGATTGCGTAAAGTTTGGGAATGAAGTTGCTTTAAAAGCCGCCGATTACAGAGGTTCTCAGAAAGGTTTGCCTTACCTTAATGAGATGAAGGAATTAATATCTCTTGCATATTAA
- a CDS encoding alpha/beta hydrolase, with protein MKSIDVLTQDNYSLSVHLFEPADPNHKLILINSATGVKQQIYFSFAQFFCDQGFTVITYDYRGIGLSKPKKMRGFEASMRVWGTVDYKAITSYIKTNFPDYQKFCLGHSLGALILGMNEDSKMFEEFIFVGTQNAFVGNLKFKTKIEAYLGFGIAQPLSTKILGYFPGNWFGLGESLPAGSAFDWQTLILNRRSTNKLLEKVKDYSKELTQKVFVIRAEDDAWLTEKGVKSLLEDTYPNMRPTYRLIKTSESERNEIGHINFFRSYNRKLWNIILEELEVGGRKSED; from the coding sequence ATGAAAAGTATCGATGTTTTGACCCAGGACAATTATTCATTGTCTGTCCACCTTTTTGAGCCTGCAGATCCGAATCACAAATTAATACTGATCAACTCTGCAACTGGCGTTAAACAGCAGATCTACTTTTCATTTGCACAATTTTTCTGTGATCAAGGTTTTACGGTCATCACTTACGATTATCGCGGCATCGGACTTTCGAAACCAAAAAAGATGAGAGGTTTTGAAGCATCGATGAGGGTTTGGGGAACAGTAGATTATAAAGCAATCACAAGTTACATTAAAACCAATTTTCCAGACTATCAAAAGTTTTGCCTTGGACATTCGCTCGGTGCTTTGATCTTGGGAATGAATGAAGATTCGAAGATGTTTGAGGAGTTCATTTTTGTTGGAACGCAGAATGCTTTTGTTGGAAATTTAAAGTTCAAAACAAAAATCGAGGCTTATCTTGGCTTCGGAATTGCACAGCCGTTGTCGACAAAGATTTTAGGCTATTTTCCCGGAAATTGGTTCGGACTTGGCGAAAGTTTACCAGCTGGAAGTGCTTTCGATTGGCAAACGCTGATTCTCAATAGAAGATCGACCAACAAGTTATTGGAAAAGGTAAAGGATTATTCAAAAGAGCTGACTCAAAAGGTTTTTGTTATCAGGGCAGAAGACGATGCGTGGCTCACGGAAAAAGGCGTAAAGTCTCTTTTGGAGGACACTTACCCGAATATGAGACCAACTTATAGATTAATAAAAACCTCCGAATCCGAAAGGAACGAAATAGGACACATCAACTTTTTCCGAAGCTACAATAGGAAACTTTGGAATATCATTCTTGAGGAGCTAGAAGTTGGAGGTCGGAAGTCAGAAGATTAA
- a CDS encoding HD domain-containing protein, translating into MELINKTIELVKEKLEGTESGHDWFHIERVWKLSLKIQEKEGGDKLIIELAALLHDIADPKFHNGDETIATKIVTEFLTEQKVDQETIDKVIFIIENMSFKNRNDAPKELPLELKIVQDADRLDAIGAIGIARTFNFGGYKNNLMYHPDIQPKLGQSKEEYKKSNGTTINHFYEKLLLLKDLLNTKTAKEIAEHRHQFMLQFLDEFYKEWNVTF; encoded by the coding sequence ATGGAATTGATCAACAAAACAATAGAATTAGTAAAAGAAAAATTAGAAGGTACAGAATCCGGCCATGACTGGTTCCACATAGAACGCGTTTGGAAGCTGAGTTTGAAAATTCAGGAAAAAGAAGGTGGAGACAAATTAATCATCGAATTAGCTGCGCTTTTGCACGACATTGCCGACCCAAAATTCCATAATGGCGACGAAACAATCGCTACAAAGATTGTAACCGAATTTCTGACCGAACAAAAAGTAGATCAGGAAACCATAGACAAGGTCATTTTCATTATAGAAAATATGTCCTTCAAAAACAGAAATGATGCTCCGAAAGAGTTGCCTTTGGAACTGAAAATTGTCCAAGATGCAGACAGATTAGACGCGATTGGTGCCATCGGAATTGCCAGAACTTTCAACTTCGGCGGCTACAAAAATAATCTGATGTACCATCCAGACATCCAACCAAAACTGGGACAATCCAAAGAAGAATACAAAAAATCCAACGGAACCACCATCAACCATTTCTATGAAAAATTGTTGCTTCTCAAAGATCTGCTCAATACAAAAACAGCCAAAGAAATCGCAGAACACAGGCATCAATTTATGCTTCAATTCCTGGATGAATTCTACAAAGAATGGAATGTCACTTTTTAA
- a CDS encoding NAD-dependent succinate-semialdehyde dehydrogenase, whose product MNLTNNINSAQKTFLEWKKVPFTERQTLLLKLADVLEKDKEKFAKLITTEMHKPISQSIAEIEKSAGMIRYYAKAENVLKPEKIKTEFDVSEVHYDALGIILGVMPWNFPFWQVLRFAVPAILAGNVVLLKHASICFESGDAVEKVFKDAGFPEYIFQNLRIGHEEIKEILENPYVRGVSLTGSEKAGANVAALAGKNIKKSVLELGGSDAYIVLDDADVEKAATEAPSGKLQNTGQVCNAAKRFIVHQKVEKDFVPKFVAEFNSYQPADPFNKETKLSKMARPDLADELESQYKKALRNGAEVVLALERISESEFRPGIILVKEGNPILQEELFGPLAMLMVGKDDEEILKLANDIPFGLGNSVWTKDKKRAQFFIENLESGTVSINKSTSSDARLPFGGAKSSGYGVELSLHAIKEFTQIKTVVGNI is encoded by the coding sequence ATGAATCTAACCAACAATATAAATTCAGCACAGAAAACTTTCCTGGAATGGAAAAAAGTACCGTTCACAGAAAGACAAACTTTACTCCTAAAACTCGCTGACGTCCTTGAAAAAGACAAAGAAAAATTCGCAAAACTCATCACCACAGAAATGCACAAACCGATTTCTCAATCCATTGCAGAAATCGAAAAAAGCGCAGGAATGATAAGATATTATGCAAAAGCAGAAAACGTCCTGAAACCAGAGAAAATCAAAACCGAATTCGATGTTTCTGAAGTTCATTACGATGCGTTGGGAATTATTCTAGGCGTGATGCCCTGGAATTTTCCGTTCTGGCAAGTCCTTAGATTTGCAGTTCCAGCGATTTTGGCAGGAAATGTAGTCTTGTTAAAACACGCTTCCATCTGCTTCGAAAGTGGCGATGCGGTCGAGAAAGTTTTTAAGGATGCAGGTTTCCCAGAATACATTTTCCAAAATCTGAGAATCGGCCACGAAGAAATCAAAGAAATCCTGGAAAATCCATATGTAAGAGGCGTAAGCTTGACTGGAAGCGAAAAAGCCGGTGCAAACGTTGCAGCACTCGCTGGGAAAAATATCAAAAAATCTGTTCTGGAATTGGGCGGAAGTGATGCTTACATTGTGTTGGACGATGCAGATGTAGAAAAAGCAGCAACAGAAGCGCCAAGCGGAAAACTTCAAAATACAGGTCAGGTTTGTAATGCAGCGAAACGTTTCATCGTGCATCAAAAAGTGGAGAAAGATTTTGTTCCGAAATTCGTTGCGGAATTTAATTCTTATCAACCAGCTGACCCTTTCAATAAGGAAACGAAGCTGAGCAAAATGGCAAGACCAGATTTGGCGGACGAACTGGAAAGCCAGTACAAAAAAGCTTTGAGAAATGGGGCAGAAGTGGTTTTGGCCTTGGAACGTATTTCGGAAAGTGAGTTTCGTCCGGGAATCATCTTGGTGAAGGAAGGTAATCCGATTTTGCAGGAAGAACTATTCGGACCCTTGGCTATGCTGATGGTTGGAAAAGATGATGAGGAGATTCTGAAACTGGCGAATGATATTCCGTTTGGATTGGGAAATTCTGTCTGGACGAAAGATAAAAAACGCGCACAATTCTTCATAGAAAACCTGGAATCTGGAACGGTTTCCATCAACAAATCTACAAGTTCTGATGCAAGACTTCCTTTCGGCGGTGCAAAATCCTCTGGTTACGGCGTTGAGTTGTCTTTGCACGCCATCAAGGAATTTACGCAAATCAAAACGGTGGTTGGAAATATTTAG
- a CDS encoding L,D-transpeptidase produces MKIKNLLPLFIASSLILVQCKKDENVPSETRDNPITDILGSDDKKEEEKKEEEEKPKVPDVVIPRKDFGFFPWVYKSTDSVSQKNKKEFTGKALYTILALNRLDRANIGAADTLVVPAKIEDDFLIYSPFPGHITSLENVKKFVFFSYPIQAYGVYEYGNIVKWGPTSMGKKATKTKTGLMFANWKKEVAISTVSDEWKLRWNVNIANFDGIGWHQYAMPGYPASHACLRMLEEDAKWMYTWVDNWVLNKGGATERAKGTPVIVYGDYPWGKRRPWKKLLDSPEANNISEDEMNKIIEPHLATIMKEQENRDIVIQQVTAEKKAKADSLANLKSQNQLSANMN; encoded by the coding sequence ATGAAAATTAAAAACTTACTTCCTTTATTCATCGCCTCGAGCTTAATTTTGGTTCAATGTAAAAAGGACGAAAATGTACCTTCCGAGACAAGAGACAATCCCATCACAGACATTTTGGGTTCCGATGACAAAAAAGAGGAAGAGAAAAAAGAAGAAGAAGAAAAACCAAAAGTACCGGACGTGGTCATCCCAAGAAAAGATTTCGGATTTTTCCCTTGGGTCTACAAAAGCACCGACTCCGTTTCTCAAAAGAACAAAAAAGAATTTACCGGCAAAGCACTCTACACGATTCTTGCGCTCAACCGCTTGGACAGAGCCAACATTGGCGCAGCAGACACTTTGGTAGTTCCCGCAAAAATCGAGGACGATTTCCTGATATACTCACCATTTCCAGGTCACATCACGAGTCTGGAGAATGTGAAAAAATTCGTGTTCTTCTCCTACCCGATTCAGGCGTACGGCGTTTATGAGTACGGAAACATCGTGAAATGGGGACCAACCAGTATGGGCAAAAAAGCCACCAAGACCAAGACCGGTTTGATGTTCGCCAACTGGAAAAAAGAAGTCGCCATCTCCACCGTCAGCGATGAGTGGAAGTTGCGATGGAACGTGAATATTGCCAATTTCGACGGCATCGGCTGGCACCAGTACGCAATGCCTGGATATCCAGCTTCGCACGCTTGTCTCCGGATGTTGGAGGAGGACGCCAAATGGATGTACACCTGGGTTGACAATTGGGTTCTGAACAAAGGCGGAGCAACAGAAAGAGCAAAGGGAACGCCTGTTATCGTTTACGGCGATTATCCTTGGGGCAAGAGACGACCTTGGAAAAAACTTCTAGATTCGCCGGAAGCCAACAACATTTCCGAAGATGAAATGAACAAAATCATAGAACCTCATCTTGCAACCATTATGAAAGAGCAGGAAAACAGAGACATTGTGATTCAGCAGGTTACAGCTGAGAAAAAAGCAAAAGCAGATTCTCTCGCCAATCTAAAAAGCCAGAATCAACTATCAGCAAATATGAATTAA
- a CDS encoding YpdA family putative bacillithiol disulfide reductase: MELYDVLIVGGGPIGLASALEAKKNNLKYIIIEKGTVANSLYNYPLYMTFFSTADRLEIDEIPFITTKPKPGRQDALEYYQGIARQKELNIRPYEKVLNIEKSTFFQVETSKQIYFAKNVIIATGFYDIPNMMDIPGEDLPKAKHYYTEPYPYAFQNVVVIGSSNSSVDAALEIYRKGGNVTMIVRKNEISPSVKYWVKPDIENRIKEGSIKAFFGAELLEVKEHSVIFKTETGDIKEIENDFVLAMTGYLPDFNFLQNIGIDLQNECLNPNYNPETMESNIEGIYLAGVVCGGKDTHLWFIENSRIHAKQIIKNIIEKS; the protein is encoded by the coding sequence ATGGAATTATACGATGTTCTTATTGTTGGCGGCGGACCAATAGGCTTGGCGAGCGCTCTGGAAGCGAAAAAAAATAATTTAAAATATATCATTATAGAAAAAGGAACGGTGGCGAACAGCCTTTACAACTATCCTTTGTATATGACTTTTTTCTCAACGGCCGACCGTTTGGAAATTGACGAAATCCCATTCATCACCACCAAACCAAAACCTGGCAGACAAGACGCCCTTGAATATTACCAAGGCATTGCGCGTCAAAAAGAACTTAATATCAGACCGTATGAGAAAGTTCTGAATATTGAGAAATCAACTTTTTTTCAGGTCGAGACGAGTAAACAGATTTACTTTGCCAAAAATGTCATCATCGCCACAGGTTTCTATGATATTCCAAATATGATGGACATTCCAGGAGAAGATTTACCTAAGGCTAAGCATTATTACACGGAACCTTATCCTTACGCCTTTCAAAATGTTGTGGTCATAGGCTCCAGTAATTCCTCAGTGGATGCTGCTTTGGAAATCTACAGAAAAGGTGGAAACGTGACGATGATTGTCCGTAAAAATGAAATCTCACCAAGCGTCAAATATTGGGTCAAACCAGACATCGAAAACCGAATCAAAGAAGGCAGCATCAAGGCTTTCTTCGGCGCTGAACTCTTGGAAGTGAAGGAACATTCCGTTATCTTCAAAACAGAAACCGGTGACATCAAAGAAATAGAAAATGACTTCGTCCTCGCAATGACAGGCTATCTGCCAGATTTTAATTTCCTCCAAAATATCGGCATCGATTTACAAAACGAATGTCTGAATCCCAATTACAATCCCGAGACAATGGAAAGCAATATCGAAGGGATTTACCTCGCAGGCGTCGTTTGTGGTGGAAAAGACACGCATCTCTGGTTTATAGAGAATTCCAGAATCCACGCCAAACAAATCATCAAAAACATCATTGAGAAGTCATAA